The Pangasianodon hypophthalmus isolate fPanHyp1 chromosome 5, fPanHyp1.pri, whole genome shotgun sequence genome includes a window with the following:
- the arhgef7a gene encoding rho guanine nucleotide exchange factor 7a isoform X3: MNPAEQTVTWLITLGVMESPKKSVSDPAAFLQCALKDGVVLCRLIERLRPGTTEQVFQEPRSDSECLSNIKEFLKGCAAFRVEPFEASDLLQGQNFSKVLTTLVALNKVTADIGIGSDSVCTRHSTAHRIKSFESLVSQTSLGRSSKLLHNQFRSLDMTENSNTQLVVKARFNFQQTNEDELSFTKGDIITVTRTEEGGWWEGNLNGKTGWFPSNYVREVKGCDKQVSPKSGTLKSPPKGFDTTAISKTYYNLVLQNILETETEYSKELQNLLTNYLRPLQNTEKLTSADISVIMGNLEEISTFQQTLVQSLEDCTKLPELQQKVGGFFLNLMPKMRALYTGYCSNHPSAVNILTDHSEELGDFMESRGASSPGILTLTTGLSKPFMRLDKYPTLLKELERHMEEGHPDRTEIQKCMTAFKNLSAQCQEVRKRKELELQILTESIRLWEGEDIKTFGSVIYMSQAMVQNQGCEERNERYLMLFPHVLLILSASPRMSGFIYQGKLPLSGMTVTPLEDCESHKNAFELSGCMFERLQVICFNKHDQQDWLEHLNRQTKHTTMTAPSMKPLTVPCHTLPSHPLTPSRHAENRGLTVAPAYHTLPHSSSHGAPHSTVMWGPLEPPKTQKPWSLSCLRPAPPLRPSAALCYKEDLSKSPKSMKKLLPKRKPERKPSDEEFALRKSTVALEEDAQILKVIEAYCTSAKTRQTLNSTWQGTDLMHNHVLDQSSMECMGRRSSISRPEGSSDLSEDSDYDSIWTAHSYRMGPVSRKSCSSYISHQN, translated from the exons ATGAATCCGGCAGAACAGACGGTTACATGGCTCATAACGCTCGGTGTGATGGAGTCGCCGAAGAAGAGCGTGTCGGACCCGGCCGCGTTTCTGCAGTGCGCGCTGAAGGACGGAGTCGTGCTCTGCAGGCTGATCGAGCGCCTGCGCCCCGGTACCACCGAGCAA GTTTTCCAGGAGCCCAGAAGCGACAGCGAGTGTCTGAGCAACATAAAGGAGTTTCTGAAAGGCTGTGCTGCGTTTCGTGTCGAG CCGTTTGAGGCAAGTGACCTGCTGCAAGGCCAGAACTTCAGCAAAGTTCTCACTACATTGGTGGCACTCAACAAAGTGACTGCAG ATATTGGCATTGGCAGTGATTCTGTATGCACCCGTCACTCTACCGCCCATCGCATCAAGTCCTTTGAATCTCTGGTGTCACAGACCTCACTGGGCCGATCGTCCAAACTCCTCCATAACCAGTTCCGAAGCCTG GATATGACAGAGAATAGTAACACCCAGTTGGTGGTGAAAGCTCGCTTCAACTTCCAGCAGACCAATGAGGATGAGCTCTCCTTCACCAAGGGTGACATCATCACAGTCACCCGCACGGAGGAGGGGGGATGGTGGGAGGGAAACCTCAATGGAAAGACTGGCTGGTTTCCAAGCAACTATGTCAGAGAGGTCAAAGGTTGTG ACAAACAAGTTTCCCCCAAATCTGGAACACTTAAAAGCCCCCCTAAAGGTTTTGACACCACTGCCATTAGCAAAACCTACTACAACCTG GTGCTACAGAACATTTTAGAAACGGAGACAGAGTACTCAAAGGAGCTTCAGAATCTTCTGACCAACTACCTGAGGCCACTTCAGAACACAGAAAA ACTTACCTCAGCAGACATCAGTGTAATCATGggaaacctggaggaaatcaGCACCTTCCAACAAACTCTTGTCCAGTCACTAGAGGACTGCACTAA ACTTCCAGAGCTGCAACAGAAAGTAGGGGGCTTTTTCTTAAACCTTATGCCAAAAATGCGAGCATTGTATACAGGTTACTGCTCAAACCATCCATCAGCTGTTAACATTCTCACTGATCACAG TGAGGAGCTAGGAGACTTCATGGAGAGTAGAGGAGCAAGTTCTCCAGGAATCCTCACTTTGACCACAGGCCTTAGCAAACCTTTCATGAGACTAGACAAATACCCAACTTTACTGAAAGAACTGGAGAGACACATGGAG GAGGGTCACCCAGATCGGACTGAAATTCAAAAGTGCATGACCGCATTCAAGAATCTTTCT GCCCAGTGTCAGGAGGTGCGGAAACGGAAGGAGCTGGAGCTGCAAATTCTCACAGAATCCATTCGTTTGTGGGAGGGTGAAGACATCAAGACTTTTGGCTCTGTGATCTACATGAGCCAGGCCATGGTACAGAACCAAGGCTGTGAG GAAAGGAATGAACGTTACCTCATGCTTTTCCCTCATGTTCTGCTTATCCTTTCGGCCAGCCCAAGGATGAGTGGCTTTATCTACCAG GGCAAGCTGCCTTTGAGTGGAATGACAGTAACTCCTTTAGAGGACTGTGAAAGCCACAAAAATGCTTTTGAGCTCTCAG GTTGCATGTTTGAGAGGCTGCAGGTTATCTGCTTTAATAAGCATGATCAACAGGATTGGCTGGAACACCTGAACCGCCAGACCAAACACACCACCATGACGGCCCCAAGCATGAAGCCACTCACGGTCCCTTGCCACACA CTCCCATCCCACCCTCTAACTCCATCCAGGCACGCAGAGAACCGAGGCCTGACTGTGGCTCCTGCCTACCACACGCTCCCTCACTCCTCCTCTCACGGAGCTCCACACAGCACTGTAATGTGGGGGCCTCTGGAACCTCCCAAAACCCAGAAACCTTGGAGTCTGAGTTGCCTGAGGCCAGCGCCCCCACTCAGACCATCAGCTGCCCTCTGCTATAaagag GATCTTAGTAAAAGCCCCAAAAGTATGAAGAAGCTGCTGCCTAAACGGAAACCTGAAAGGAAGCCGTCTGATGAGGAGTTTGCATTGAGGAAAA GTACTGTAGCACTTGAAGAGGATGCTCAGATCCTGAAAGTGATTGAGGCCTACTGTACAAGTGCCAAAACTCGACAGACTCTCAATTCAA CGTGGCAGGGCACTGATCTGATGCATAACCACGTGTTGGATCAGTCAAGCATGGAGTGTATGGGCCGTCGCAGCAGCATCTCTCGGCCCGAGGGCAGCTCGGACCTTTCAGAGGACTCGGACTATGACAGTATATGGACGGCTCACTCTTACAGAATGGGGCCGGTTTCCCGTAAGAGCTGCAGCTCCTACATCTCCCACCAGAACTAA